A genome region from Pseudoalteromonas tetraodonis includes the following:
- a CDS encoding ATP-binding cassette domain-containing protein: protein MIQISEIELLRGGKALLKNASATLFPEHKVGLVGANGCGKSTLFSLLKSELSLDGGNCSIPKDWSLASVKQETPALEISAIDYVLQGHPEYYALRIALREAEQTNDGDTQAKVHIQLENIKGYSIEAKAGELLHGLGFANNQIENPVSAFSGGWRMRLNLAQALIRDADLLLLDEPTNHLDLDAVYWLERFLRAYTGTLVLISHDREFLDAVVDQIWHIDKQLINVYKGNYSQFERQKAERLLQQQAMFEKQQDQIAHLEQFITRFKAKASKAKQAQSRVKALERMEKLAPAHADSPFDFEFAEPTALPNPLMTLDKAKAGYGDVTILNSIKLNLVPGSRIALLGRNGAGKSTLIKLLSGDLQPQAGEVFQHQGLNIGYFAQHQLESLDLKASAVTHLQRLNPKASEQSLRDFLGGFAFVGDKALDPVAPFSGGEKARLVLAMLVYQKPNLLLLDEPTNHLDLEMRHALVMALQGFEGAMVTVSHDRHMLKNTADEFYLVDNGEVTQFGYDLDAYYQWLLNANKEAAKSDTDDEPKAHSQVNRKEQKRLEAEFRKAIQPLKKQIEKLEKQLDKFAAELADVEEALGDNTLYNDENKAKLKELITKQATLTPKLNNVEEELLMALEEMEQKEQAFADELA from the coding sequence ATGATCCAAATCTCAGAAATAGAACTGCTTCGCGGTGGCAAAGCTTTATTAAAAAATGCATCGGCTACATTATTTCCAGAGCACAAAGTAGGCCTTGTTGGTGCTAATGGCTGTGGTAAGTCAACGCTATTTAGTTTATTAAAGTCTGAGCTTTCATTAGATGGCGGTAATTGCAGTATTCCTAAAGATTGGTCACTGGCCTCAGTAAAACAAGAAACCCCCGCCCTTGAAATAAGCGCTATAGATTACGTACTGCAAGGCCACCCTGAATATTATGCGCTACGAATTGCTTTGCGTGAAGCTGAGCAAACCAATGATGGCGACACTCAAGCTAAAGTGCATATTCAGCTAGAAAATATTAAAGGCTATAGCATAGAAGCCAAGGCAGGAGAGCTATTACATGGTTTAGGGTTTGCTAATAACCAAATAGAAAATCCGGTAAGTGCATTTTCGGGTGGTTGGCGTATGCGTTTAAACTTAGCCCAAGCGCTTATTCGCGATGCCGACTTACTGTTACTGGATGAGCCTACAAACCACCTTGATTTAGATGCTGTGTATTGGCTTGAGCGTTTTTTACGTGCATACACTGGTACACTGGTACTGATATCTCATGATCGAGAGTTTTTAGATGCGGTGGTTGATCAAATTTGGCATATAGATAAACAACTTATCAATGTATATAAAGGCAATTACTCGCAGTTTGAACGCCAAAAAGCTGAGCGTTTATTACAGCAGCAAGCCATGTTTGAAAAACAACAAGATCAAATTGCCCACTTAGAGCAATTTATTACTCGTTTTAAAGCTAAAGCCAGTAAAGCCAAACAGGCACAAAGCCGCGTTAAAGCGCTAGAACGCATGGAAAAACTTGCCCCTGCACATGCTGACTCGCCATTTGATTTTGAATTTGCCGAGCCAACCGCTCTGCCTAACCCGCTAATGACGCTCGACAAAGCAAAAGCTGGTTATGGCGATGTGACCATTTTAAACAGTATTAAGCTGAACTTAGTGCCAGGCAGCCGTATTGCACTACTTGGTAGAAATGGCGCAGGTAAATCAACACTTATTAAGCTGCTCTCTGGTGACTTACAACCTCAAGCAGGTGAAGTGTTTCAGCATCAGGGGTTAAACATTGGCTACTTTGCGCAGCATCAATTGGAATCACTTGATTTAAAAGCCAGTGCCGTCACTCACCTGCAACGTTTAAACCCTAAAGCCAGCGAACAATCACTGCGTGACTTTTTAGGCGGCTTTGCCTTTGTAGGCGATAAAGCACTCGACCCTGTTGCCCCTTTTTCAGGCGGCGAAAAAGCGCGCTTAGTGCTAGCTATGTTAGTCTATCAAAAGCCAAACTTACTGTTACTCGATGAGCCAACCAACCACCTTGATTTAGAAATGCGCCACGCATTGGTTATGGCATTACAAGGCTTTGAAGGCGCTATGGTCACGGTATCGCATGATCGCCACATGCTTAAAAACACCGCTGATGAATTTTACTTAGTTGATAACGGCGAAGTTACTCAGTTTGGTTACGACCTAGACGCGTATTATCAGTGGCTGCTTAATGCTAATAAAGAAGCCGCTAAAAGCGACACCGATGACGAGCCAAAAGCCCACTCACAAGTAAACCGAAAAGAGCAAAAGCGCTTAGAGGCCGAGTTTAGAAAAGCGATTCAACCGCTTAAAAAGCAAATTGAAAAGCTTGAAAAACAATTGGATAAATTTGCTGCAGAATTAGCTGACGTTGAAGAGGCGCTCGGCGATAACACACTTTATAACGATGAAAATAAAGCTAAGCTCAAAGAGCTAATTACCAAGCAAGCCACACTTACGCCTAAGCTTAATAATGTTGAAGAAGAGTTATTAATGGCCCTTGAAGAGATGGAACAAAAAGAACAGGCATTCGCCGATGAACTTGCTTAA
- a CDS encoding dipeptidase: MIKLSSIVIAMSIALTGAVHAEINPSDKAIKLAHDTILIDTHIDVPYRIHAKWADVTKATDGGDFDYPRAVKGGLNAPFMSIYIPAHLEFEGKGKSFQLANQLIDGMEAIAQRAPDKFAIASSTSDIEAQFKQGKMSIAMGMENGSPIEGDLNNLQHFFDRGVRYITLAHSQSNHISDSSYDIRRKWKGLSPFGKELVKEMNNIGMLIDVSHISDDAFYQVMELSNTPVIASHSSLRKYTPGFERNMNDDMLLALKKNGGVIQINFGSSFVTAKAGTWGKQLKSKKEAVKKDGTKLSKDFDAMYRAKNPYPFASLEQVLDHIDHVVKLIGIEHVGIGSDYDGVGDSLPIGLKDVSSYPNLVQGLMDRDYSDSDIKKILSCNTLRVWKQAEQYAKSH; this comes from the coding sequence ATGATAAAACTAAGCTCAATAGTTATTGCAATGTCGATTGCATTAACAGGTGCAGTACACGCAGAAATTAATCCCTCGGATAAAGCAATTAAGCTTGCACACGATACCATTTTAATCGATACCCACATTGATGTACCTTACCGTATTCACGCAAAATGGGCTGATGTAACTAAAGCTACTGATGGCGGCGATTTTGATTACCCTCGTGCAGTAAAAGGCGGTTTAAACGCGCCATTTATGTCGATTTATATTCCTGCTCATTTAGAGTTTGAAGGCAAAGGCAAAAGCTTTCAATTAGCGAATCAATTGATTGATGGTATGGAAGCAATTGCACAACGTGCACCTGACAAGTTTGCCATTGCCAGCTCAACAAGCGATATCGAAGCACAATTTAAGCAAGGTAAAATGTCGATTGCTATGGGCATGGAAAACGGCTCACCCATTGAAGGCGATTTAAACAACCTACAGCATTTTTTTGACCGTGGTGTGCGCTATATCACCCTTGCTCACTCGCAAAGCAACCATATTTCTGACTCATCATACGATATTCGTCGCAAGTGGAAAGGCCTAAGCCCATTTGGTAAAGAACTAGTAAAAGAGATGAATAATATCGGCATGCTGATTGATGTGTCTCATATCTCGGACGATGCGTTTTATCAAGTGATGGAACTGTCTAACACCCCTGTGATTGCATCACACTCATCACTACGTAAATACACACCAGGTTTTGAGCGTAATATGAATGACGACATGTTATTAGCTCTTAAAAAGAACGGTGGTGTTATTCAAATTAACTTTGGTTCAAGCTTTGTTACTGCTAAAGCAGGTACGTGGGGCAAACAGTTAAAAAGTAAAAAAGAAGCGGTAAAAAAAGATGGTACTAAGTTAAGTAAAGATTTTGATGCGATGTACCGCGCTAAAAACCCTTACCCATTTGCAAGCTTAGAGCAAGTGCTTGATCATATTGATCACGTTGTGAAGTTAATTGGTATCGAGCATGTTGGTATTGGCTCTGATTACGACGGCGTAGGTGACTCACTGCCTATCGGTTTAAAAGATGTGTCTAGCTACCCCAATCTAGTTCAAGGTTTAATGGACAGAGACTACAGCGATAGCGATATTAAAAAGATTTTAAGCTGCAATACGCTAAGAGTGTGGAAGCAAGCTGAGCAATACGCAAAATCTCATTAA
- a CDS encoding helix-turn-helix transcriptional regulator, which produces MSEYVITNSIRTLRFLRDEMTQKQLADAIGVTRQTVMAIEANKYSPSLEVAFKISIVFNLPLEEVFQYKAKDMQLGL; this is translated from the coding sequence ATGAGTGAGTATGTAATAACTAACTCTATTCGAACATTACGCTTTTTACGCGATGAAATGACGCAAAAGCAATTAGCAGATGCTATTGGTGTAACTCGGCAAACGGTAATGGCAATTGAGGCAAATAAATATTCACCCTCTCTAGAAGTGGCTTTTAAAATTTCTATAGTTTTTAACTTGCCATTAGAAGAGGTGTTTCAATACAAAGCCAAAGATATGCAGCTTGGTTTATAA
- a CDS encoding YheU family protein produces MIIPFEQLDKDTLYNLIESYVLREGTDYGEQEFSIESKVAQVNQQLKSGEAMVFFSELHESVTIISKSEFKALQSEAQFDE; encoded by the coding sequence ATGATTATTCCTTTTGAACAACTTGATAAAGACACACTGTACAACCTAATTGAAAGCTACGTTTTGCGCGAAGGCACTGACTATGGCGAACAAGAGTTCAGTATTGAAAGTAAAGTAGCGCAAGTAAATCAGCAATTAAAAAGCGGCGAAGCTATGGTATTTTTCTCTGAGCTACATGAGTCGGTCACCATAATTTCTAAAAGTGAATTCAAAGCACTACAAAGTGAAGCGCAATTCGACGAGTAA
- a CDS encoding WD40 repeat domain-containing protein: protein MSLFRTFLVATCCLLTIACSDEKQQAVASFEHTAQGAFSSALSHDGQYSLVSSIHHGVALWDNQQQALKYQWFQQQAEDSLVYAVAIAFDNSVAVTAEKTTFAVWDIATGKNKGFYKIQKASIRDIAISNQGQSVVYGRSDGVVVFINLNTGRRIEFLGHQEKVNTVDLSPNGRYALSGSNDYVAYLWDTQSGQVVHRFNHPTRVTQVALDPQGRYAFTADSMAQANVWKLTTGDLVSKLKYIARQKIFTAVRFNDQGTLLATGSPNKRVDLWQLTSGEKIQTWQVTPREGSKPKSAVVLDVAFTDNGKSLLTESSSGIAERFIIREPNEHN from the coding sequence ATGTCGTTATTTCGTACTTTTTTAGTCGCCACTTGCTGTTTATTAACAATTGCATGTAGTGATGAAAAACAACAAGCAGTGGCCAGTTTTGAGCACACTGCACAGGGCGCCTTTTCATCTGCGTTATCGCACGATGGTCAATACAGCTTAGTGTCTTCTATCCATCATGGGGTCGCCCTTTGGGATAATCAACAGCAAGCGCTTAAATACCAATGGTTTCAACAGCAGGCTGAAGATAGCTTAGTTTATGCCGTAGCCATTGCTTTTGATAATAGCGTGGCTGTTACCGCCGAAAAAACCACCTTTGCGGTCTGGGATATTGCCACCGGCAAAAATAAAGGCTTTTATAAAATACAAAAAGCCAGCATTCGCGATATTGCCATTAGCAACCAAGGCCAAAGTGTTGTTTACGGGCGCAGCGATGGCGTTGTGGTATTTATAAACCTTAACACAGGTAGGCGCATTGAATTTTTAGGCCATCAAGAAAAAGTAAATACCGTTGACCTATCACCCAACGGGCGCTATGCACTAAGCGGCTCTAACGATTATGTTGCCTACTTATGGGATACTCAAAGTGGGCAAGTAGTTCATCGCTTTAATCACCCAACCCGAGTAACGCAGGTCGCTTTAGATCCTCAAGGGCGCTATGCTTTTACCGCCGACAGTATGGCACAAGCAAATGTATGGAAGCTGACTACAGGTGACCTTGTTAGTAAACTAAAGTATATTGCGCGTCAGAAAATTTTTACCGCAGTGCGCTTTAACGATCAAGGCACTTTATTAGCAACCGGTTCACCCAATAAACGGGTTGATTTATGGCAGCTAACCAGCGGTGAAAAAATTCAAACATGGCAAGTCACTCCGCGAGAAGGCAGTAAGCCCAAATCGGCAGTGGTACTTGATGTGGCATTTACAGATAACGGTAAATCATTGTTAACTGAAAGCTCGAGCGGAATCGCTGAGCGCTTTATTATACGAGAACCAAATGAACACAATTGA
- the tuf gene encoding elongation factor Tu yields MAKEKFERVKPHVNVGTIGHVDHGKTTLTAAITNVLAKVYGGVAKDFASIDNAPEERERGITISTSHVEYDTPTRHYAHVDCPGHADYVKNMITGAAQMDGAILVVAATDGPMPQTREHILLSRQVGVPYIVVFMNKCDMVDDEELLELVEMEVRELLSEYDFPGDDLPLIQGSALKALEGEEQWEAKIVELAEALDTYIPEPERDIDKPFIMPIEDVFSIQGRGTVVTGRVEAGIINVNDEVEIVGIKETTKSTCTGVEMFRKLLDEGRAGENIGALLRGTKREDVERGQVLAKPGSIKPHTTFTSEVYVLSKDEGGRHTPFFKGYRPQFYFRTTDVTGDVQLPEGVEMVMPGDNVKMTVTLIAPIAMDEGLRFAIREGGRTVGAGVVATIVE; encoded by the coding sequence ACTACACTAACTGCAGCAATCACTAACGTACTTGCAAAAGTATACGGCGGTGTTGCTAAAGATTTCGCATCAATCGATAACGCTCCAGAAGAGCGCGAGCGTGGTATCACAATCTCAACTTCACACGTTGAGTACGATACGCCTACTCGTCACTACGCACACGTAGATTGTCCTGGTCACGCCGATTATGTTAAAAACATGATCACTGGTGCTGCTCAAATGGACGGCGCTATCTTAGTAGTTGCTGCGACTGACGGTCCTATGCCACAAACTCGTGAGCACATCCTACTTTCTCGCCAAGTTGGCGTTCCTTACATCGTTGTATTCATGAACAAATGTGACATGGTTGATGATGAAGAGCTACTTGAGCTAGTAGAAATGGAAGTTCGTGAACTTCTTTCTGAATACGACTTCCCAGGTGATGACTTACCACTAATTCAAGGTTCTGCACTTAAAGCACTTGAAGGCGAAGAGCAATGGGAAGCTAAAATCGTAGAGCTTGCAGAAGCACTAGATACTTACATTCCAGAGCCAGAGCGTGACATCGATAAGCCATTCATCATGCCTATCGAAGACGTTTTCTCAATCCAAGGTCGTGGTACTGTTGTAACTGGCCGTGTTGAAGCTGGTATCATCAACGTGAACGACGAAGTTGAAATCGTTGGTATCAAAGAGACGACTAAGTCTACTTGTACTGGTGTTGAGATGTTCCGTAAGCTTCTTGACGAAGGTCGTGCTGGTGAGAACATTGGTGCACTTTTACGTGGTACTAAGCGTGAAGACGTTGAACGTGGTCAAGTACTAGCTAAGCCTGGTTCAATCAAGCCACACACTACATTCACTTCAGAAGTATACGTACTTTCGAAAGATGAAGGTGGTCGTCATACTCCATTCTTCAAAGGTTACCGTCCACAGTTCTACTTCCGTACAACTGACGTAACAGGTGACGTACAGTTACCAGAAGGCGTAGAAATGGTAATGCCTGGTGATAACGTTAAGATGACTGTAACGCTAATCGCGCCAATCGCGATGGACGAAGGTCTTCGTTTCGCTATCCGTGAAGGTGGCCGTACTGTAGGTGCTGGTGTTGTAGCAACTATCGTAGAGTAA
- a CDS encoding SlyX family protein, whose translation MNTIEHRLMELEAKVAFQDETIEILNDEIKVHQQQLAKIKRQTELLAEKLKESQASQPMMSNMPEPPPPHY comes from the coding sequence ATGAACACAATTGAACATCGGCTAATGGAACTTGAGGCTAAAGTGGCTTTTCAAGACGAAACAATTGAAATTTTGAATGATGAAATAAAAGTTCACCAGCAACAGTTGGCAAAAATAAAGCGCCAAACCGAATTGCTGGCTGAAAAACTTAAAGAGTCACAAGCATCGCAACCTATGATGTCGAATATGCCGGAGCCTCCGCCACCGCATTACTAA
- a CDS encoding YheV family putative zinc ribbon protein encodes MKHKKRFIAGATCPECKTMDMLMLYKEHDVEKVECMQCGHKMAQPEQAVQASTRQFEQIIGVFNPGD; translated from the coding sequence GTGAAACATAAAAAACGATTTATTGCTGGAGCAACGTGTCCTGAGTGTAAAACCATGGATATGTTAATGCTCTACAAAGAGCATGACGTAGAAAAAGTTGAATGTATGCAGTGTGGTCATAAAATGGCTCAACCAGAGCAGGCTGTGCAGGCATCAACACGCCAATTTGAACAGATCATTGGCGTGTTTAATCCAGGCGACTAA
- a CDS encoding TIGR02444 family protein yields the protein MNLLNSNDFWQFACQLYSEDGMQARLLDYQNLQGKNVNLCLLLYYLDSLNLAINQTQLSKLEQSISEFEQQVLKPLRTTRAYLKTIQTEITDYAAIRKALLGAELKLEKQQQIILIDVVNSMDLTACSTPNNSDKYLA from the coding sequence ATGAACTTGCTTAACAGCAACGATTTTTGGCAGTTTGCATGTCAGCTTTATAGCGAAGATGGCATGCAAGCGCGCCTGTTAGATTACCAAAACCTGCAAGGTAAAAACGTCAACCTATGCTTGTTGCTGTATTACTTAGATTCTCTCAATCTAGCTATTAACCAAACACAGCTGAGCAAGCTTGAACAATCTATTAGTGAATTTGAGCAGCAGGTATTAAAGCCTCTACGTACTACCCGCGCCTATTTAAAAACAATTCAAACCGAGATTACCGATTACGCCGCAATTCGAAAAGCACTTCTCGGCGCCGAGTTGAAGTTAGAAAAGCAGCAACAAATAATATTGATTGATGTAGTTAATAGTATGGATTTAACAGCCTGTTCAACGCCCAATAACAGCGATAAATATTTGGCATGA
- a CDS encoding hydrolase produces MIPKFKPAWWMTNRHVQTIMPRFFRPFHHTRYELAQLDTPDGDFIELAWSLPHNETAPLAVVLHGLEGNINSFYAKGMMKALKKQGFAVVLMHFRNCSTEVNRLPRAYHSGDTADLAFFINHLKQQFPKRPIVAVGFSLGGNVLAKYLGEEHIHCPLSAAAVISAPYDLSSSSDVIRKSLGKIYQKYLLDRMKKSMQRKLPQIKQQIPITTDQLMEIDDLLEFDNQLTAPLHGFENAHDYYKKASAMPYLKDIATPTLIIHAKDDPMLSIKAVPSSQNVSEHVTLRISEKGGHVGFISGNNPFKPVFWLEQVVPDYFKQCVFNNTDKEWL; encoded by the coding sequence ATGATCCCTAAGTTCAAACCCGCATGGTGGATGACCAACCGACACGTTCAAACCATAATGCCGCGTTTTTTTCGCCCTTTTCACCATACTCGCTACGAACTTGCGCAACTTGATACACCCGATGGTGACTTTATTGAGCTTGCTTGGTCACTCCCGCATAACGAAACGGCGCCGCTCGCAGTGGTACTTCATGGACTTGAAGGCAACATAAATAGTTTTTATGCCAAAGGCATGATGAAAGCATTAAAAAAGCAAGGGTTTGCAGTGGTGCTAATGCACTTTAGAAACTGCTCAACCGAAGTCAATCGCCTGCCAAGAGCCTACCATAGTGGCGACACTGCCGATTTAGCTTTTTTTATAAACCATTTAAAACAGCAATTTCCAAAGCGCCCGATTGTGGCGGTTGGCTTTTCATTGGGTGGTAATGTGCTGGCTAAATACTTAGGGGAAGAACACATTCACTGCCCGCTTAGTGCAGCCGCCGTGATATCTGCGCCCTATGATTTGTCATCATCTAGTGATGTTATTCGTAAAAGCTTAGGTAAAATTTACCAAAAATATTTGCTCGATCGGATGAAAAAGTCGATGCAACGCAAACTACCACAAATTAAACAGCAAATACCGATCACCACCGATCAGTTAATGGAAATTGACGATTTATTAGAGTTCGATAACCAGCTTACAGCACCGCTACATGGCTTTGAAAATGCGCACGACTACTACAAAAAAGCCAGTGCCATGCCGTATTTAAAAGATATTGCGACACCCACACTAATTATTCATGCCAAAGACGACCCTATGCTGTCGATTAAAGCAGTTCCAAGTAGTCAGAATGTGAGTGAGCATGTTACGCTGCGTATCTCAGAGAAGGGCGGCCACGTAGGTTTTATTAGCGGTAACAACCCATTTAAACCCGTGTTTTGGTTAGAGCAAGTGGTGCCTGATTATTTTAAGCAATGTGTATTTAATAACACCGATAAAGAGTGGCTATGA
- the fkpA gene encoding FKBP-type peptidyl-prolyl cis-trans isomerase, whose amino-acid sequence MRKTIKLSLIAASVLALTACNQEAKKEQADVKLDTVAQQQAYGIGASVGNFLNKDLADKKEIGIELDQALLMRGFEDALAGNAKIDEEKIREVLTALDESVRTKQEEKAKVESEKSKAEGEKYLADNAKKEGVMVTESGLQYEVMSEGEGAKPVATDVVKVHYKGTLLDGTEFDSSYSRNEPTTFPLNRVIPGWTEGLQLMPVGSKYKFTIPSDLAYGDRDLGKIPANSTLIFEVELLEIQNDAAAAAAE is encoded by the coding sequence ATGAGAAAGACGATTAAATTGTCATTGATTGCAGCGTCAGTTTTAGCGCTTACAGCTTGTAATCAAGAAGCAAAAAAAGAGCAAGCAGACGTTAAGCTAGATACTGTAGCACAGCAACAAGCGTACGGTATTGGTGCATCTGTGGGTAACTTTTTAAATAAAGACCTAGCGGATAAAAAAGAAATTGGTATTGAATTAGACCAAGCTTTATTAATGCGAGGCTTTGAAGATGCACTTGCGGGTAATGCAAAAATTGACGAAGAGAAAATTCGTGAAGTACTAACAGCATTAGACGAATCAGTGCGTACTAAACAAGAAGAAAAAGCAAAAGTAGAGTCTGAAAAAAGCAAAGCTGAAGGTGAAAAATACCTAGCTGATAACGCTAAAAAAGAAGGCGTGATGGTTACTGAGTCTGGTTTACAGTACGAAGTAATGAGCGAAGGCGAAGGCGCAAAACCAGTAGCAACTGATGTGGTTAAAGTACATTATAAAGGCACATTGTTAGACGGTACTGAGTTCGATAGCTCTTACTCACGTAACGAGCCGACAACGTTCCCACTAAACCGTGTAATTCCTGGTTGGACTGAAGGTTTACAACTTATGCCTGTAGGGTCTAAGTACAAATTTACTATTCCTTCAGACCTTGCTTACGGCGATCGTGACTTAGGTAAAATTCCTGCTAATTCA